Proteins found in one Planococcus citri chromosome 2, ihPlaCitr1.1, whole genome shotgun sequence genomic segment:
- the LOC135836410 gene encoding glucose transporter GlcP-like — protein MSKLPAEAVRKQIIGLIPVYMNVFMMGCANGWLPNVMYFMMHGQEVHATSGQCALIASFSELGRIIFAIPAGILTDKYGRKNITVIIGFLHFFTWLGLSLNTSLVTIYIGRLVLGAVTAMVNATALISIGEIASPENRGQLTSIYRIFMHIGAILPSIISVTFSAYKSLAWAITIFSIISLLSMFWVVETPSFLISVSKLEQARVILQEIRQGYQQSDINNEFEKLRKYIEDEKARKSQLSWLKFLKSKAIRRPLFTGTLLNFFTIATGGILIRIYITAVIPPHEFLPKKYYPLILQIILLFIAFTSTFYIDKFPRRIISLFGASALMVTNAVCALTSYLEMENQIGDTFKCYFILSTILSIIFYGASIQPMSSTIKAELYPQAVKGFCGSVGVISQSISAIILYQVYNFIKDHFHIYIIYVIFSINSFILFLVTYFLLPEARGVFLTDLQMKFKGNPQSNNV, from the exons atgagcaaattacCAGCGGAAGCAGTTCGAAAACAAATTATTGGTTTGATTCCAG TGTACATGAACGTATTCATGATGGGATGTGCAAATGGATGGCTGCCGAATGTTATGTATTTCATGATGCACGGGCAAGAAGTACATGCGACGTCTGGGCAATGTGCTTTGATAGCATCTTTTAGTGAACTCGGAAGAATCATATTTGCCATACCAGCAGGAATTCTGACGGATAAATATGGCAGGAAGAATATCACCGTAATCATCggtttcttgcatttttttacatGGCTGGGACTTTCATTAAACACATCTTTAGTTACGATTTACATAGGAAG ACTCGTTTTAGGCGCAGTAACAGCAATGGTGAATGCAACAGCGTTAATTTCAATAGGTGAAATAGCATCGCCCGAAAATCGAGGACAACTCACCAGCATATACCGAATTTTTATGCACATAGGAGCAATATTACCATCAATTATAAGCGTTACATTTTCCGCTTACAAATCACTCGCTTGGGCTATAACGATTTTCTCGATTATAAGCTTACTTTCAATGTTCTGGGTCGTGGAAACGCCTAGTTTTCTAATAAGTGTATCGAAACTGGAACAAGCTAGAGTTATTCTTCAAGAAATCAGACAAGGATACCAACAGAGTGACATTAATAACGAATTCGAAAAACTCAGAAAATACATCGAAGATGAAAAAGCTCGAAAGAGTCAACTAAGttggttaaaatttctcaaatcaaAAGCCATTAGAAGGCCGTTGTTTACAGGCacgttattaaattttttcaccatagcAACAGGTGGAATTCTAATAAGAATTTACATTACTGCGGTAATCCCACCTCACGAGTTTCTGCCGAAAAAATATTACCCGTtgattcttcaaattattttgctttttatcgCCTTCACCAGCACATTCTACATAGATAAATTTCCTCGCAGAATTATATCACTGTTTGGAGCTTCGGCTTTGATGGTGACCAATGCGGTTTGTGCCCTTACAAGTTACcttgaaatggaaaatcaaattGGCGATACGTTTAAATGTTATTTTATACTGAGTACTATtttatcaataatattttatggTGCTTCGATACAACCGATGAGCAGCACCATTAAAGCTGAACTTTATCCTCAGGCTGTGAAAGGGTTTTGTGGATCAGTTGGAGTAATTAGTCAGTCAATATCGGCGATAATTTTATATCAGgtgtataatttcatcaaagatCATTTTCATATTTATATAATTTACGTTATATTTTCCATCAATTCTTTTATACTATTCTTAGTCACGTATTTTCTTTTGCCAGAAGCTCGTGGAGTATTCCTAACCGATTtacaaatgaaatttaaagGTAATCCTCAATCAAATAATGTTTAA